A region from the Halosolutus gelatinilyticus genome encodes:
- a CDS encoding electron transfer flavoprotein subunit alpha/FixB family protein produces MTNVLAVADHRRGDLRDVSYEIITAGRQLADETGGDLHLAVVSGTVDDFAEKLDREGVDVIHTVDHGEEFNHDIYAQATIQLYDDVAPQYVVTPNSVNGLDYAPAVAARLDLPIVTDAVALDADGDTLTATREMYGGKVETTTELDGPAVISIREGEWPAAEGTGDATIGAFAAEIDESEVGSTVTGFEEVGGGDVDISEADLLVSVGRGIEEEENLELIRDLADALGATVSSSRPIVDNGWLPKNRQVGQSGKVVTPDVYIAIGISGAVQHVAGMKGSDTIVAINTDPNAPIMDIADYAIVDDLFDVVPALIEEFQ; encoded by the coding sequence ATGACGAACGTCCTCGCGGTCGCGGACCACCGCCGCGGCGACCTGCGCGACGTCAGCTACGAGATCATCACCGCCGGCCGCCAGCTGGCGGACGAAACCGGGGGCGACCTCCACCTCGCCGTCGTCAGCGGCACCGTCGACGACTTCGCCGAGAAACTCGATCGCGAGGGCGTCGACGTCATTCACACCGTCGATCACGGTGAGGAGTTCAACCACGACATCTACGCCCAGGCGACCATCCAGCTGTACGACGACGTCGCTCCGCAGTACGTGGTGACGCCCAACAGCGTCAACGGGCTCGACTACGCGCCGGCGGTGGCGGCCCGACTCGACCTGCCGATCGTCACCGACGCCGTCGCGCTGGACGCCGACGGCGATACGCTGACCGCGACCCGCGAGATGTACGGCGGGAAGGTCGAAACCACCACCGAACTCGACGGGCCGGCGGTCATCTCGATCCGCGAAGGGGAGTGGCCCGCCGCCGAAGGGACCGGCGACGCGACGATCGGGGCCTTCGCTGCCGAGATCGACGAAAGCGAGGTCGGTTCGACCGTGACCGGCTTCGAGGAAGTCGGCGGCGGCGACGTCGACATCAGCGAGGCCGACCTGCTCGTCTCCGTCGGACGGGGTATCGAAGAGGAGGAAAACCTCGAACTCATCCGGGACCTCGCCGACGCGCTCGGCGCGACGGTCTCCTCCTCGCGTCCGATCGTCGACAACGGCTGGCTGCCAAAGAACCGACAGGTCGGCCAGTCCGGAAAGGTCGTCACGCCCGACGTCTACATCGCGATCGGCATCTCGGGGGCGGTCCAGCACGTCGCCGGCATGAAGGGCTCGGACACGATCGTCGCGATCAACACCGACCCCAACGCGCCGATCATGGACATCGCCGACTACGCGATCGTCGACGACCTCTTCGACGTGGTTCCGGCGTTGATCGAAGAATTCCAGTAA
- a CDS encoding ABC transporter substrate-binding protein, translated as MSFRPNRRELLTAAGVGGCSALAGCLGTLSDLDVRDVDDGDVGGTDRTLKLGVMQPITGNLGSVGAPIRDAAILPVEQVQGEIDLEIDYEVADTATSPAAGVKGAAALVKAGYPMVNGPSASDVTLQATQQVLIPHRVVSCSPASTSPTITALNDAGLVFRTALSDSLQAVILAEQAATDLGHDTAATMYVNNDYGWQLSQAFSQSFRTAHAGTVSAQVPLDEESDSYAAEIDEALADDPGLVVVIGYPDTGTQLFSDMGTKMDEVDILVTDGLRDGGLHEEVEYPIDGIRGTAPLVGGPGEQFFSEHYRKTYGNDPGIFTAHAYDSTAVLLLANAYAGQNDGTAIRNAMQAVTNGPGEVVEPKTLADGIERAAQGENVEYRGASSPLSFDENGDVTDATFEYWEFDQNADGGITEIDRVST; from the coding sequence ATGTCGTTTCGTCCGAATCGGCGGGAGTTACTGACAGCCGCTGGCGTTGGGGGATGCAGCGCCCTCGCGGGCTGTCTCGGAACTCTCTCCGATCTTGATGTTCGTGATGTCGACGACGGAGACGTCGGTGGTACCGATCGAACGCTCAAACTGGGCGTCATGCAACCGATCACCGGCAACCTCGGTTCGGTTGGTGCACCGATCCGGGACGCCGCGATACTCCCGGTCGAGCAAGTCCAAGGCGAGATCGATCTCGAGATCGACTACGAGGTCGCGGACACCGCGACCTCGCCGGCGGCGGGCGTCAAGGGTGCGGCCGCCCTCGTCAAAGCCGGGTATCCGATGGTCAACGGGCCCTCGGCCTCCGACGTGACGCTCCAGGCGACCCAGCAGGTGCTCATTCCCCACCGGGTCGTCAGCTGCTCGCCGGCCTCGACGTCGCCGACGATCACGGCGCTGAACGACGCCGGCCTCGTCTTCCGGACGGCGCTGTCGGACTCGCTCCAGGCGGTCATCCTCGCCGAGCAGGCCGCGACCGATCTCGGGCACGATACCGCGGCCACGATGTACGTGAACAACGACTACGGCTGGCAGTTGAGTCAGGCGTTTTCGCAGTCGTTCCGAACCGCCCACGCCGGGACGGTGTCGGCGCAGGTTCCGCTGGACGAGGAAAGCGACTCCTACGCCGCGGAAATCGACGAAGCTCTGGCGGACGATCCGGGGCTGGTGGTCGTGATCGGCTACCCCGACACGGGCACGCAGCTGTTCTCCGACATGGGAACGAAGATGGACGAGGTGGACATCCTCGTCACCGACGGCCTTCGCGACGGCGGGCTCCACGAGGAGGTCGAGTACCCGATCGACGGCATCCGCGGGACGGCGCCGCTGGTCGGCGGCCCCGGCGAGCAGTTCTTCTCCGAGCACTACCGGAAGACGTACGGCAACGATCCGGGGATCTTCACGGCTCACGCGTACGATTCGACGGCCGTGCTCCTGCTCGCCAACGCGTACGCCGGACAGAACGACGGGACGGCGATCAGGAACGCCATGCAAGCGGTTACGAACGGACCCGGCGAGGTGGTCGAACCGAAGACGCTCGCCGACGGGATCGAACGCGCGGCACAGGGTGAAAACGTCGAATATCGGGGCGCCTCGAGCCCGCTGTCGTTCGACGAGAACGGCGACGTGACGGACGCGACCTTCGAGTACTGGGAGTTCGATCAGAATGCAGACGGTGGAATTACTGAGATTGACAGGGTGAGTACGTAA
- a CDS encoding methyl-accepting chemotaxis protein, which translates to MSPLAKLVPSFVRRRYLAKFVISILAVVVVIGAVGTVSYAQIDRTVRTDSNEQLESTAELQADGIGDWVESMRVQTRSASASPVLQEGDPQEVQGEIVEAQARMSVDVRAIHYVDTENREVVTSTDEQLRGASFATIDDPWTNTNFASELAFDGAVWNSERAYNSPSLGDQVMAFASPVTERDDRVVVVIGTLEYRVQQLQQEGAASSTAIVDANGAPILQPVNAPIKRTSIDEGALEDALGGRLTRVNDGDHVRAYVPVGNTQWVAVTSVPTDQAYGVANDVGTNVAMMVLVSLVALGLVGVVLGRQTVIPLAELRDRTETMEAGDLDVDLETSRTDEIGRLYNGFDSMRTSLRNQIEEAEAAREDAEQARAETEAINRHLEAKADEYRDVMEQCAAGDLTQRLDPESESEAMSDIAHSFNSMVDELEETTASVKSFANEVAVASEEVTTSAEEVRSASEQVTESVQEISDGADEQNQHLQAVANEMGGLSTTTEQIAASSNEVADLAERTAETGRLGRQAAQEAIDGMHEIESESVEAVEAIEALEAEMEQIDELVEFISDVAQQTNMLALNANIEASRGGAGDDGGNGFAVVASQVKELAADTRETAEDIEKRLEQINERTDHTATEVQKTADRISTHVDSVENAAAALDEIAEYANQTNDGVQEISAASEEQAASTQEVVAMTSAATDISETTAQEAQHVAAAAEEQTSALAEVSDSANSLAGQAAQLSEALDRFETDQQAQSWASDADTELTFDEGGAAAEPLDGVETERPPSDEPAIGDDEDGTATEAETETSDAAESDDPFTFDQVDES; encoded by the coding sequence ATGTCTCCACTCGCAAAACTGGTGCCGTCGTTCGTCAGGCGGCGATACCTCGCGAAGTTCGTGATCTCGATCCTGGCGGTCGTCGTGGTCATCGGCGCCGTCGGCACGGTCAGTTACGCACAGATCGACCGGACGGTTCGCACCGATTCGAACGAACAACTCGAGTCGACCGCCGAGCTCCAGGCGGACGGGATCGGCGACTGGGTCGAATCGATGCGGGTCCAGACGCGGTCGGCGTCGGCCTCGCCGGTGTTACAGGAGGGCGATCCGCAGGAAGTCCAGGGCGAGATCGTCGAGGCGCAGGCGCGCATGTCCGTCGACGTGCGGGCGATCCACTACGTGGACACCGAGAACCGCGAAGTCGTCACGAGCACGGACGAGCAACTCCGCGGCGCGTCGTTCGCCACCATCGACGACCCGTGGACGAACACCAACTTCGCGAGCGAGCTCGCGTTCGACGGCGCGGTCTGGAACTCCGAACGGGCCTACAATTCGCCGTCGCTCGGCGACCAGGTGATGGCCTTCGCCAGCCCGGTTACCGAACGCGACGATCGCGTCGTCGTCGTCATCGGCACGCTCGAGTACCGCGTCCAGCAACTCCAGCAGGAGGGCGCGGCGTCGTCGACGGCGATCGTCGACGCCAACGGAGCGCCGATTCTGCAGCCCGTAAACGCGCCGATCAAACGGACCTCGATCGACGAAGGGGCGCTCGAGGACGCCCTCGGCGGTCGACTGACCCGCGTCAACGACGGGGATCACGTTCGAGCGTACGTTCCGGTCGGCAACACGCAGTGGGTCGCCGTCACGAGCGTCCCGACCGACCAGGCCTACGGCGTCGCAAACGACGTCGGCACCAACGTCGCGATGATGGTGCTCGTGAGTCTGGTCGCACTCGGGCTCGTCGGCGTCGTGCTGGGACGGCAGACGGTCATCCCGTTGGCCGAGTTGCGCGATCGGACGGAAACGATGGAGGCGGGGGACCTCGACGTCGACCTCGAGACCTCCCGGACCGACGAGATCGGGCGGTTGTACAACGGCTTCGACAGCATGCGCACCTCGCTGCGGAATCAGATCGAAGAGGCCGAGGCCGCGCGCGAGGACGCCGAGCAGGCGCGGGCTGAAACCGAGGCGATCAACCGCCACCTCGAGGCGAAAGCCGACGAATACCGCGACGTGATGGAACAGTGTGCGGCCGGAGACCTGACTCAGCGGCTCGACCCCGAAAGCGAGAGCGAGGCGATGTCCGACATCGCCCACTCGTTCAACTCGATGGTCGACGAGCTCGAGGAAACGACCGCGAGCGTCAAGAGCTTCGCCAACGAGGTCGCGGTGGCGAGCGAAGAGGTGACGACGAGCGCCGAGGAGGTCCGCTCGGCGTCCGAGCAGGTGACCGAGTCCGTCCAGGAGATCTCCGACGGCGCGGACGAGCAGAACCAGCACCTGCAGGCGGTCGCAAACGAGATGGGGGGCCTCTCGACGACAACCGAGCAGATCGCGGCCTCCTCGAACGAGGTCGCCGACCTGGCTGAGCGGACGGCCGAAACGGGCCGGCTCGGCCGCCAGGCGGCACAGGAGGCGATCGACGGGATGCACGAGATCGAATCCGAGTCGGTCGAAGCGGTCGAGGCGATCGAGGCGCTCGAGGCGGAGATGGAACAGATCGACGAACTGGTCGAGTTCATCTCCGACGTCGCACAGCAGACGAACATGCTCGCGCTGAACGCCAACATCGAGGCCTCTCGCGGCGGCGCCGGTGACGACGGCGGGAACGGGTTCGCTGTCGTCGCCTCGCAGGTCAAAGAGCTCGCGGCGGACACGCGGGAAACCGCCGAAGACATCGAGAAGCGACTCGAACAGATCAACGAGCGGACCGATCACACGGCGACGGAGGTTCAGAAGACCGCCGATCGCATCTCGACGCACGTCGACTCCGTCGAGAACGCCGCGGCGGCGCTCGACGAGATCGCGGAGTACGCCAACCAGACCAACGACGGCGTTCAGGAGATCTCCGCGGCCAGCGAAGAGCAGGCGGCGTCGACGCAGGAGGTCGTCGCGATGACGTCGGCGGCGACCGACATCTCCGAGACGACGGCCCAGGAGGCCCAACACGTTGCGGCCGCCGCGGAGGAACAGACGTCGGCGCTCGCCGAGGTGTCCGACAGCGCGAACTCGCTTGCCGGGCAGGCGGCCCAGCTGAGCGAGGCGCTCGATCGGTTCGAGACCGACCAGCAGGCGCAGTCCTGGGCGTCCGACGCCGACACCGAACTGACCTTCGACGAGGGCGGGGCGGCCGCCGAGCCCCTCGACGGAGTCGAAACGGAGCGGCCGCCGAGCGACGAACCGGCCATCGGAGACGACGAGGACGGCACCGCGACGGAGGCCGAAACCGAGACGTCGGACGCCGCGGAGAGCGACGATCCGTTCACGTTCGATCAGGTAGACGAGTCGTAG
- a CDS encoding polyprenyl synthetase family protein, whose amino-acid sequence MELLERRRALIEERLVEVVDGVEPETLSDEVRHVTLSGGKRVRPMVTILACETVGGTAEDAVDFGVGIELVHNASLVVDDIIDRSELRRGTTSAWAEFGYGPAIITSDGLLGEAFALFSSDPNATQVVAESMVELGVGEATELSAKPTNEEEYMTLARRKTGALFRAAAELGAIAADSDPFTVEALGEYAERMGIAFQIRDDVLDAVADPRELGKPTGHDAALERPSVVQVTDLTPEEANQRARSEADRAIDALDRVEVVDRQAKDYLRELAEFVVERER is encoded by the coding sequence ATGGAACTTCTGGAGCGCCGTCGGGCGCTGATCGAGGAGCGTCTCGTCGAGGTCGTCGACGGGGTCGAACCCGAGACGCTCAGCGATGAAGTTCGCCACGTGACGCTCTCGGGGGGCAAGCGAGTCCGGCCGATGGTGACGATCCTCGCCTGCGAAACCGTCGGGGGAACGGCCGAGGACGCGGTGGATTTCGGCGTCGGGATCGAACTCGTCCACAACGCGTCGCTGGTCGTCGACGACATCATCGATCGCTCCGAACTGCGCCGCGGGACGACCAGCGCCTGGGCCGAGTTCGGCTACGGGCCGGCGATCATCACCAGCGACGGGCTGCTCGGCGAAGCGTTCGCGCTGTTCTCGTCGGATCCGAACGCGACGCAGGTCGTCGCCGAGTCGATGGTCGAACTCGGCGTCGGCGAAGCGACCGAACTGTCGGCCAAGCCGACCAACGAGGAGGAGTACATGACCCTCGCCAGGCGCAAGACCGGCGCGCTGTTTCGGGCCGCGGCCGAACTCGGCGCGATCGCCGCGGACTCGGACCCGTTCACCGTCGAAGCGCTTGGCGAGTACGCCGAACGGATGGGGATCGCCTTCCAGATCAGAGACGACGTCCTGGACGCGGTCGCCGATCCGCGCGAACTCGGCAAACCGACCGGCCACGACGCCGCGCTCGAACGACCGTCGGTCGTCCAGGTGACGGACCTCACGCCCGAGGAGGCGAACCAGCGCGCCCGATCGGAAGCCGATCGAGCCATCGACGCCCTCGATCGGGTCGAAGTCGTCGATCGGCAGGCCAAGGACTACCTGCGCGAGCTGGCGGAGTTCGTCGTCGAGCGGGAACGCTGA
- a CDS encoding DUF373 family protein produces MLLVLCVDLDDDLGRKTGFSTPVIGRDPVEEAAVALATADPEDSDGNVIFQGLHIYDDLDERDESVEVAVVTGNDQGDVQANREVGDEVDTVLASLSTAEDVTALVVTDGAQDESVIPIIRSRVPIDGVRRVVVRQAQNLESMYYTFKQVLNDPETRGTVLIPLGILLLIYPLALIGTLLEMPGFFLGTTSALLGLYLISRGLGLGERLDAAVEWGRRSLYAGRTTLLAYVVATALLVVGGVSGVNTLDGVTASTDGEVGVLVQLAALVYGSIHWFAAAGITTSLGQITDEYIAGTLEWRYLNAPFYVLAIAVVLHAVSAYFLLDEVGITYLAAALTAGTLLGIVSTLTLAVAESRFSETNPKPDGTSR; encoded by the coding sequence ATGCTGTTGGTCCTCTGTGTCGACCTCGACGACGACCTCGGTCGAAAGACCGGCTTTTCGACGCCGGTTATCGGCCGCGATCCCGTCGAGGAGGCGGCCGTCGCGCTCGCGACCGCGGACCCGGAGGACTCCGACGGGAACGTCATCTTCCAGGGGTTGCACATCTACGACGACCTGGACGAGCGCGACGAGAGCGTCGAGGTCGCGGTCGTCACCGGCAACGATCAGGGTGACGTGCAGGCGAACCGGGAGGTCGGTGACGAAGTCGACACCGTTCTCGCGAGCCTCTCGACGGCCGAGGACGTCACCGCGCTCGTGGTCACCGACGGCGCACAGGACGAGTCCGTCATTCCGATCATCCGGTCTCGGGTTCCGATCGACGGTGTTCGACGGGTCGTCGTCAGGCAGGCCCAGAATCTGGAGTCGATGTACTACACGTTCAAACAGGTCCTGAACGACCCCGAGACGCGAGGGACGGTGCTCATCCCGCTCGGCATCCTCCTGTTGATCTATCCGCTCGCGTTGATCGGCACCTTGCTCGAAATGCCGGGCTTTTTCCTCGGCACGACGTCGGCCCTGCTCGGACTCTACCTCATCTCGCGGGGACTCGGTCTCGGCGAACGACTCGACGCGGCCGTCGAGTGGGGTCGCCGATCGCTGTACGCCGGCCGGACGACGCTGCTGGCGTACGTCGTCGCCACCGCCCTGCTCGTCGTCGGCGGAGTCAGCGGCGTGAACACGCTCGACGGCGTCACGGCGTCGACCGACGGCGAGGTCGGCGTCCTCGTCCAGCTCGCGGCGCTCGTCTACGGTTCGATCCACTGGTTCGCCGCCGCCGGGATCACCACCAGCCTCGGCCAGATTACCGACGAGTACATCGCGGGGACGCTGGAGTGGCGGTACCTCAACGCGCCGTTTTACGTGCTCGCGATCGCGGTCGTCCTTCACGCGGTGAGCGCGTACTTCCTCCTCGACGAGGTGGGAATCACCTACCTCGCGGCGGCGCTTACGGCGGGGACGCTGCTCGGTATCGTGAGCACGCTCACGCTCGCCGTCGCCGAATCGCGGTTCTCGGAGACGAATCCGAAACCCGACGGAACGTCTCGGTGA
- a CDS encoding radical SAM protein: MISKGCEQCAKGGKMVLFVYGYCDQRDCFYCPLGENRKNVTDVYANERLVESDDDVITEAERMDALGTSITGGEPQEALDRTCHYLSLLKDEFGEDHHTHLYTGITGGRENMRRLSEAGLDEIRFHPPLELWGDLHGTEWEEILYVAREEGLTPAFEIPGIRAEEEFLEFLDEGAADFCNVNEFEMSQGNYRRMQEQGFELKEGHMSAVDGDREEILDVMGDHERVYFCTSVFKDAAQHRRRLKRMARNVRREFDDVTDDGTLVYGKTYADPERLAELGVPEEFYTVKTNHVEVAWWLLEEMIEEGDIDDGEIVEQYPTYDGQVVERTPLV; encoded by the coding sequence ATGATCTCGAAGGGCTGTGAGCAGTGCGCGAAAGGCGGCAAGATGGTGCTGTTCGTCTACGGCTACTGCGACCAGCGCGACTGCTTTTACTGCCCGCTCGGCGAGAACCGCAAGAACGTCACCGACGTCTACGCCAACGAGCGCCTCGTCGAGAGCGACGACGACGTCATCACCGAGGCCGAGCGGATGGACGCCCTCGGCACGTCGATCACCGGCGGCGAGCCCCAGGAGGCGCTCGATCGGACCTGCCACTACCTCTCGCTGCTGAAAGACGAGTTCGGCGAAGACCACCACACCCACCTCTACACGGGGATCACGGGCGGCCGCGAGAACATGCGCCGCCTCTCGGAGGCGGGACTCGACGAGATCCGCTTTCACCCGCCGCTCGAACTGTGGGGCGACCTCCACGGCACCGAATGGGAGGAGATCCTCTACGTCGCCCGCGAGGAGGGGCTCACCCCCGCGTTCGAGATCCCCGGCATCCGCGCCGAAGAGGAGTTCCTCGAGTTCTTGGACGAGGGCGCGGCCGACTTCTGTAACGTCAACGAGTTCGAGATGTCCCAGGGGAACTACCGTCGGATGCAAGAGCAGGGGTTCGAACTCAAGGAGGGCCACATGAGCGCCGTCGACGGCGATCGCGAGGAGATCCTCGACGTGATGGGCGACCACGAGCGCGTCTACTTCTGTACCTCCGTGTTCAAGGACGCCGCCCAGCACCGTCGCCGTCTCAAGCGCATGGCCCGCAACGTCCGCCGGGAGTTCGATGACGTTACCGACGACGGCACCCTCGTCTACGGAAAAACGTACGCCGATCCGGAACGGCTCGCGGAACTCGGCGTCCCCGAGGAGTTCTACACCGTCAAGACCAACCACGTCGAGGTCGCCTGGTGGCTCCTGGAGGAGATGATCGAGGAGGGAGATATCGACGACGGAGAAATCGTCGAGCAGTATCCGACGTACGACGGGCAGGTCGTCGAGCGGACGCCGCTGGTGTGA
- a CDS encoding helix-turn-helix transcriptional regulator → MRVSTAVTLALAALLTTSFVGAVVAAPASSQLAPEHARMEDGDRSIAEPSTATISQPSAATPDLATAQSSPDAAEPKQVIRISVAENGDATWSIESRFLLRNDDEEDAFTDYANEVRNGKRDVPFDLQQFETFRRAAQQETGREMALENASWDEPRIVSPEEAGIEGTDEETDSDLRVGIISYSFTWTNFAEVDDDRIYFGDAFRSDDDSWLSLTDDQRLVIEYPSGYALETATTLKWDGPYQFSEDEIEIVFVRSASPSPPPVSGIPNWSIAALVALVFAVGAVSYLFARRRSTADSPPADLLLNRLRRFRSRRFAEHDQDGTGAAAAGTDGGSDHASPAPAVSDDDLTIESGTRLEFEEEEEVDPELLSDEERVHRLLEHNGGRMKQATIVKETGWSNAKVSQLLSKMDDDGEIEKLRIGRENLITLPEVDPTEVD, encoded by the coding sequence ATGCGGGTATCCACCGCTGTTACACTCGCCCTCGCAGCCCTCCTCACGACGTCTTTCGTCGGGGCGGTGGTCGCCGCGCCAGCATCATCGCAGCTCGCGCCCGAGCACGCGAGGATGGAGGACGGCGATCGGTCGATAGCAGAACCGTCTACCGCGACGATCTCACAGCCCTCCGCTGCTACTCCAGATCTCGCGACCGCACAGTCGTCACCCGACGCTGCCGAGCCGAAACAGGTGATCCGGATCTCCGTCGCCGAGAACGGCGACGCGACGTGGTCGATCGAGAGTCGGTTCCTCCTGCGCAATGACGACGAAGAGGACGCCTTTACCGACTACGCCAACGAGGTTCGCAACGGGAAACGGGACGTTCCGTTCGATCTGCAGCAGTTCGAAACGTTTCGACGGGCCGCACAGCAAGAAACCGGACGCGAAATGGCACTCGAAAACGCCAGTTGGGATGAACCGCGTATCGTTTCGCCTGAAGAGGCGGGCATCGAAGGAACTGACGAGGAAACCGACTCCGACCTCCGTGTCGGGATCATCTCCTATTCGTTTACCTGGACGAACTTCGCGGAGGTCGACGACGATCGGATCTACTTCGGTGACGCCTTCCGGAGCGACGATGACAGTTGGCTCTCGTTGACCGACGATCAGCGCCTGGTCATCGAATATCCGTCCGGCTACGCCCTTGAGACGGCGACCACGCTCAAGTGGGACGGCCCCTACCAGTTCAGCGAGGACGAAATCGAGATCGTTTTCGTCCGGAGTGCGTCTCCCTCGCCGCCCCCCGTTTCCGGAATACCGAACTGGTCGATCGCCGCCCTCGTCGCCCTCGTCTTCGCGGTCGGGGCAGTCAGCTACCTCTTCGCGCGACGACGATCGACCGCCGATTCGCCGCCGGCAGATCTCCTCCTGAACCGGTTGCGTCGGTTTCGATCGCGGCGCTTCGCGGAACACGATCAGGATGGCACCGGCGCGGCTGCCGCCGGCACCGATGGCGGTTCGGATCATGCGAGCCCCGCCCCGGCGGTGTCCGACGACGATCTCACGATCGAGTCCGGAACGCGCCTCGAGTTCGAGGAGGAGGAGGAGGTCGATCCCGAACTGCTGAGCGACGAGGAACGCGTCCACCGGCTGCTCGAACACAACGGCGGCCGGATGAAACAGGCGACGATCGTCAAGGAGACCGGCTGGTCGAACGCCAAGGTCTCCCAACTGCTCTCGAAGATGGACGACGACGGCGAGATCGAAAAGCTGCGGATCGGCCGCGAGAACCTGATCACGCTTCCCGAAGTCGATCCGACCGAAGTCGACTGA
- a CDS encoding carboxypeptidase-like regulatory domain-containing protein: MNNATPALLALLLVCSLVAIPVAAGPGDGAYQVQPVIENRTTDDSAVQEIPNRLSLVDSENTSHERATYGNDLGALMASHDVELRTDHARYVHLDREFADANTDERRKMVESVRGQIQERIKELKSREKRAVKAHASGSLSTAELLQVLLQNHRDAATLSDALDELEEQANRIPGYSLSADANQTLLEMHRTPVRSHLESAARGQSDDARIVVETSSDGYVLSYLGSDYVREVTRFDNRRVPNHVSQFDDVTDALEYTKEQYPRVYEDSPPVSAAGRGSINLYQIQTTHNQGRLEVFLDGGTGSVYREVQVLRPGRLPTETQTVWSENGLNLTVNETPLDGPVEVTVVDADTGEPVQATVTVDGFEIGTTRADGTLRFVPTAGKYQLTVETDSGSIEVPVPDY; this comes from the coding sequence ATGAACAACGCGACTCCCGCCCTCCTCGCGTTACTTCTCGTCTGCTCGCTCGTCGCGATTCCGGTCGCGGCGGGCCCCGGAGACGGGGCGTATCAGGTGCAGCCGGTCATCGAGAATCGAACGACGGACGATTCCGCAGTTCAAGAGATTCCCAACCGCCTTTCGCTCGTTGATAGCGAGAACACGAGCCATGAACGCGCGACATACGGAAACGACCTCGGGGCGCTCATGGCGAGTCACGACGTAGAACTGCGGACCGATCACGCGCGGTACGTTCACCTTGACCGGGAGTTCGCGGACGCGAACACCGACGAGCGACGGAAGATGGTCGAGAGCGTGCGCGGGCAGATTCAAGAGCGGATCAAGGAACTCAAGAGTCGAGAAAAGCGAGCCGTGAAAGCACACGCCAGCGGCAGCCTGTCGACGGCCGAACTGCTGCAGGTGCTCCTGCAAAATCACAGGGACGCCGCGACCCTCTCGGACGCACTCGACGAGCTCGAGGAGCAGGCAAATCGCATCCCGGGGTACTCGTTATCGGCCGATGCCAATCAGACACTGCTCGAGATGCACCGGACGCCGGTTCGATCGCATCTGGAATCGGCCGCGCGCGGTCAGTCCGACGACGCCAGGATCGTCGTCGAAACGTCAAGCGATGGGTACGTCCTCTCGTACCTCGGAAGCGACTACGTCCGAGAGGTGACCCGGTTCGACAATCGCCGGGTCCCGAACCACGTCAGCCAGTTCGACGATGTCACGGACGCACTCGAATACACCAAAGAGCAGTACCCGCGGGTGTACGAAGACAGTCCGCCGGTGAGCGCAGCCGGACGCGGGTCGATAAACCTCTACCAGATCCAGACCACGCACAACCAGGGTCGACTCGAGGTATTTCTCGACGGCGGCACGGGGAGCGTCTACCGCGAAGTACAGGTGTTGCGCCCCGGACGACTGCCGACCGAAACCCAGACGGTCTGGTCCGAAAACGGGCTCAATCTGACGGTCAACGAGACGCCGCTGGACGGGCCGGTCGAGGTAACCGTCGTCGACGCCGACACCGGCGAACCGGTGCAGGCGACCGTCACCGTCGACGGATTCGAAATCGGCACAACCCGCGCCGACGGAACGCTCCGGTTCGTTCCCACCGCGGGCAAGTACCAGCTGACGGTCGAGACGGACTCCGGTAGCATCGAGGTTCCGGTCCCGGATTACTGA
- a CDS encoding type IV pilin N-terminal domain-containing protein, translating into MSGIGTTPTDNEDGPRGTSPIVGLIAVLAVTVCLGAIIAVGVGSWSIESGAPMATFDLTVDGDRSAITIEHVAGDPIDVEALSVVITVDGTELANQPPVPFVGANGFDGAPRGPFNAASDSTWEAGERAGVTVAETNAPEIETGNAIAVTLSVDGRPAASLEATAD; encoded by the coding sequence GTGAGCGGTATCGGGACGACGCCGACGGATAACGAGGACGGACCGCGAGGGACCAGTCCGATCGTCGGCCTCATCGCAGTACTCGCGGTGACCGTCTGCCTGGGCGCTATCATCGCCGTCGGCGTCGGATCGTGGTCGATCGAATCGGGGGCGCCGATGGCGACGTTCGACCTCACCGTCGACGGCGACCGATCGGCGATCACGATCGAACACGTCGCCGGCGACCCGATCGACGTCGAGGCGCTCTCGGTCGTCATCACCGTCGACGGGACCGAACTGGCGAACCAGCCGCCGGTCCCGTTCGTCGGCGCGAACGGGTTCGACGGAGCGCCCCGCGGCCCTTTCAACGCGGCGAGCGATTCGACGTGGGAGGCCGGCGAGCGGGCCGGCGTGACGGTCGCCGAGACGAACGCGCCGGAAATCGAGACGGGAAACGCGATTGCGGTCACGCTCAGCGTCGACGGGCGGCCGGCGGCTTCGCTCGAGGCGACCGCGGACTGA